From Gemmatimonadaceae bacterium:
GGCAGTGGAGAGAGCCGCCATCACATGTGGGTGCAGAGTTCACTTTTTTCAACGAGGCATCAATGACAGGATCCCCGCTGTTCGGTGTTGCGCGAAACGTCACACGGATGGGTACGCGCGCCACGGCACGGCTATGTATCGTCGCGGCCATCGTCGCGACCACCGCCTGCAACGCGAAAACCGATCAGCCCGCTGTGGGTGACAGCGCCGCTGCACCGACTGCCGGGGCCTCGGCGACGACGGCCGCGTCTGATAGCATGAGCGGCATGGCGGGTATGGACCACAGCACGATGGGCAACATGAGCAGCATGGCGCCCATGGGTGGCGCCACCGGTGACCCAGACCGGGACTTTCTGCGGATGATGAGCGAGCATCACAAGGGAATGATCGCCATGGCCCATTTGACCATCGAAGAGAAGAAGGGGTCCGCCTCGACGCAGGCTGATGCGGAGAAGCTCGACACCAAGCAGGACGCCGAGCTCGATTCGATGGTGACCAAGCTGGAGCAGCAGTACAAGGACGCGTACGATCCGAAGATCATGCCCGACAATCAGAAGATGGTCGACGAACTCAAGCCACTAAGCGGCGCTGCATACGACCGCATGTTCTACCACCACGTGGTGCAGCATCACCAGCAGGCAACCCAGATGATCGACCACCACCTGCCGATGCTGAAGGACGCCAAGGTGAAGGCGATGGCCGAGCGCATGAAGCGTGATCAGACGCGCGAGATCGAAGAATTCCTGCGCAAGGCTTCGGGCCAGTAGTCGCGTAGCGCGCCAGCTCCGATTGTGACGCATGCGCCGCCCCTCGTACACGAAATGTGCGAGGGGCTCATCGTGAGCGAGTGCGTTTCACGACGAGCCCATCTCTGCTGCGACCGGTCAGCCATGATTGCTGCGCTGATCTCTCCGACTCAACCCCTGCCGGGCGCACTGCATGCGCGTGATCGACATCGCCCTCGTGATCTGGTTTTCCTTGACGGGCGTGAGCACCGCCTACGTCGCATGGGACGCATTCACGCGCAATCCCGAGATGCGCGTCATGAAATGGGGCTGGGTACTGGTCACGCTCTACACGGGAGCGATCGGTGGCGCCATTTATGTCCTTTCGTGCAAGGAGCCGGCACCTGGCACGCACGCGGAGTTCGTCAAGCCGCTGTGGAAACAGGCGCTGGGATCCACCATTCACTGCCTCGCGGGAGATGCCACCGGCATCATCGCCGCCGCCGCGGTGACCATGGCACTCGGCCTCCCGATGGAGCTCGACGTTGCCGCCGAGTACATCTTCGGCTTCGCATTCGGCCTGTTGATCCTCCAGGCGCTGTTCATGCGCGAGATGTTCGGCGGCTCCTACGTCACCGCGCTTCGTCGGTCGATCATCCCGGAATGGTTGTCGATGAATGCCGTCATGGCTGGCATGATCCCGGTGATGGTGGTGCTCATGACGCGCCACATGTCCGCCATGGAGCCACGGTCGCTCCACTTCTGGGGCGTGATGTCCTTCGCCACGCTCGTCGGTGCCGTGACGGCCTACCCGGTCAACGTCTGGCTCGTTGCCGCGGGCCTCAAGCATGGCATGGGCACCGAGCGCGCACTGGGACGCGGCGGATCGCCCGTCGTCCACGCGCCCGGTGTGCCCTCCACCGCGTCCTCGGCACACGCCTCGCACGCAGCGGCCAGTGCCGACGCCAGCAGTGCTGCGCTCTCGCCTGCGGCCTCCCTGCCGACGCGCGCGCAGGTCGCCGCTGTGACCGTGCTCTCGGTCGTCGCGCTCGCCGGAGGCGTTCTGCTCGCCGCCCTCTTTGGCGACCTCACCATGCGGGGCCGGATGCCGGCGCACGCACCAGACGTCCTGATGGTGCCCGGCATGTCGCACGGCTGAATTTCCTCCGCTGCTCTGGGCCTGCAGGGCGCCTACATTCCGGGCATATCCATCCCCTGCATGTCCATCGGCGTCGGAGTGGCGACCAGCACCGCCGTGACGATCAGGACGAGCAGGCCGACCATGAGCTCGACACGAGCCGATGCGCGTATCCGCATGGCGCCTGCAGCAGTGCCGAGCGTCGGCTTGACGCGAAGCCAGTTGTACGCGCCAGTACCCGCGACGACAGAGAGAATGGCGAGCTTGAGCAGGAGCGTCCGTCCATACCCTGATTGCCACAGGGCAGAAACCTCGCTCAGGTGCAACCAGGCCGCAAAGACGCCCGTGCTCGCGACGATGCCTGCGAAGAGCAGTGCGGTCGGCGAAAAGGCATTGAACAGGTCGGCGATTGCGCCGACGCGCTCCTCGTCCGGGAGCCGCATCGCCGCGGGGAACCCTGCGGCCAGCACCACGAGCAGGCTGCCGAGCCATCCGCCGGCACCGATTACGTGTAGCGTGTCGGCAATGATGGCAAGTCCTGCCTGACCGGGCGCGGCCGCCGCATGCCCCGACAGTGCGGGCGTGACCGTCAAGGCGAGAACGCCCAGTGTCGCCAATCCCCACCCCCCGGCGCTACGCACCGCAACACGGAAGCCGGCAGCAGCGACAACTACCCCGACGACCTGAAGCAGCCAACCCCGTCCCCAGACCGTTTCGGTCAGCATGGCGCGGACGAGCTGCGGATCGAACGTCGCACCAGGCGGATGCATCGCATAGGACTGCGCACCCAGACGCAGCAGCGCGGCCACGCCGACCAGTACGATTCCGAGCAGGCCGATACGCGCGGCGCCATGTCGCGCACTCGCAAGCACCGGATTCGTCGCGCCGCGTTGTCGCTGCAGCAGACGTAGCACCGCCCCCTTGAACGCGACTGCTCCGATGGCCATGAGGAGACCCAGGTACAGCAACGCGCGAATGGCAACGTACGCCGGCGACTCCGCGCCGAATGTCGCCCCCTGCGGCATCGATGCAGGGTCGTGATGTGTTTCCGGCTGCGCGGACGGCGTAGGCGACGGCGTGCCGGGCGACGTCTGGGCCGGCGTTGCCGACTGCGCGCCCCCAACGACGGTAAACGTGTATCGACCGCGCACGGGGTGCCCGTCGTCTCCGGCCATTTGCCATACAACCGTGTACGTGCCGGCGACCAAGGTGCCGCGAATGTCGGCCACCAGTGCGCGCCGCGAGTCTGCCGCGATCCGCAGGGGCGACAGGGCCACGGCACTCCCTGATGCGCCGAGCAGCTCGAGACGACTGAAGGCAAGGGCCGGC
This genomic window contains:
- a CDS encoding DUF305 domain-containing protein; this translates as MGAEFTFFNEASMTGSPLFGVARNVTRMGTRATARLCIVAAIVATTACNAKTDQPAVGDSAAAPTAGASATTAASDSMSGMAGMDHSTMGNMSSMAPMGGATGDPDRDFLRMMSEHHKGMIAMAHLTIEEKKGSASTQADAEKLDTKQDAELDSMVTKLEQQYKDAYDPKIMPDNQKMVDELKPLSGAAYDRMFYHHVVQHHQQATQMIDHHLPMLKDAKVKAMAERMKRDQTREIEEFLRKASGQ
- a CDS encoding copper resistance protein CopC/CopD; protein product: MISAVRTPSRGLVGYRLATARSPLCALLALWLVAFVPATARAHGSLKSAAPAADATVTIVPRELRLVFTEAPALAFSRLELLGASGSAVALSPLRIAADSRRALVADIRGTLVAGTYTVVWQMAGDDGHPVRGRYTFTVVGGAQSATPAQTSPGTPSPTPSAQPETHHDPASMPQGATFGAESPAYVAIRALLYLGLLMAIGAVAFKGAVLRLLQRQRGATNPVLASARHGAARIGLLGIVLVGVAALLRLGAQSYAMHPPGATFDPQLVRAMLTETVWGRGWLLQVVGVVVAAAGFRVAVRSAGGWGLATLGVLALTVTPALSGHAAAAPGQAGLAIIADTLHVIGAGGWLGSLLVVLAAGFPAAMRLPDEERVGAIADLFNAFSPTALLFAGIVASTGVFAAWLHLSEVSALWQSGYGRTLLLKLAILSVVAGTGAYNWLRVKPTLGTAAGAMRIRASARVELMVGLLVLIVTAVLVATPTPMDMQGMDMPGM
- a CDS encoding DUF4396 domain-containing protein → MRVIDIALVIWFSLTGVSTAYVAWDAFTRNPEMRVMKWGWVLVTLYTGAIGGAIYVLSCKEPAPGTHAEFVKPLWKQALGSTIHCLAGDATGIIAAAAVTMALGLPMELDVAAEYIFGFAFGLLILQALFMREMFGGSYVTALRRSIIPEWLSMNAVMAGMIPVMVVLMTRHMSAMEPRSLHFWGVMSFATLVGAVTAYPVNVWLVAAGLKHGMGTERALGRGGSPVVHAPGVPSTASSAHASHAAASADASSAALSPAASLPTRAQVAAVTVLSVVALAGGVLLAALFGDLTMRGRMPAHAPDVLMVPGMSHG